A region of the Streptomyces sp. NBC_00442 genome:
CGCGCCCCACCGACTCCACCAGCGGCAGCAGCCGGTGCGCCACCCGCTCGCGCAGCGCCACCTCGGTGCGGGTGCGCACGACCCCCGGCAGCTGGATGAGCCGCTGGATGACGTCTTCGAGATGGCCGTTGTCGCGGGCGGCCACACGGGTCAGCAGATCGCCGCCGCCGGTGATCGAGAACGCCTCGATGATCTCGGGCACGGCCGCGAGGGCGTCACCGACCTCGTCGAGGTGCCCCTGGGTCACCTCGATGTGGACGAAGGCGAGCACCGGATGACCGAGGGCCGCGGGGGAGAGCACAGGGCCGGTGCCGGTGATCACCCCGTCCCGCTCCATCCGGTCGAGCCGCGCCTGGAGCGTGCCGCGGGCGACGCCGAGGATGCGGGCGTACTCACGGATGCTGGTGCGCGGCTGCTCGATCAGCAGACGCAGGATCCGGGTGTCGAGGGTGTCCACGGCCATGTCTCGTCGGCCCCTTCTGGCGGTGTTACGGCTCTGGCGACAAGGCTGCGACTGTACCCATGGCCCAGTCCCGCGAGCAGCGGGTGTGCCGACGGCCCACCGGTGCGCCCGGGGGCGCCGGCCTCGTATGGGCGAGCGCCGCTCCCGCCGGGCGTAGACTCACGCAGCGCCGAGTCGCATGTGCACCGGGCCACCGGGCCGCCCGTCTCGACGCCGCGTGAGTACGGCGCGCATCTCGTACGGTTCCATTCCACGCCGCCCCGCTTCGCCGCGCCGGCCGCCGACGCCCCCACTCAGGGCCGTGTCGGCCCCCAACAGCACGATCCCCGACCGTCGGGCACCCCTCACGGGCGCCGGACTGCCAGGTCCATGGTCATCACCGCGGTTACCGGCCCGTCCCTCATGGCGCGCCGGCCGGCCGCCATCGAGGGGACAGCTATGCAACTGAACGAGCTCCTGACCGGCTTCGGCCACGAGGTCCTCCACGGCGACACCGACACGGTGATCAGCGCGCCCCCCACCTTCGACGCCCACCGGGTGACCCCCGGCGCGCTGTACATCGCTGTGCCCGGCCACCATGAAGGGGGATCGGAAGGTGTGCCCCGGGCCCTGGGACTCGGGGCGGTGGCCGTCCTGCTGGAGGGCGACGACACGGCCGGGCCCGCGGACGGTGTGTGCGTCGTACGCGTACCGGACGCACGTGTGGCGGCCTCGGCGGTCGCGTCCCGCTACTACGGCGAACCGGGCCGCTCGATGGACGTGGTGGCGGTCACCGGCACCAACGGCAAGACCTCGGTGTCCTACATGATCGAGTCCGTGCTGCGGATCGCCGCGGGCGCGCGGGTGGGTGTCATCGGCACCTCCGGCAGCCGCATCGGCGACGCGCGCGTCGCGATGCCACGCTCGGTCCTGACCACGCCCGAGTCCCCGGATCTGCAGTACCTCCTCGGATACATGCGCGACCGGGCCACGGGCACCGTGGTGCTGGAGGCCACCTCCATGGCGCTGCTCACGCACCGGGTCGACGACGCCCACATCGATCTCGGGGTGTTCACCAACCTGACGCAGGATCACCTGGACGACCACGGCTCCATGGAGAACTACGGCAACGCCAAACTGCGGCTGTTCCAGGGCCTGTGCCGCCGCGCCGTGGTCAACCTCGACGACCCCATGGGCGCCACCGTGCGGCGGCTGATGCCGGACACGGCCACCACGTACGCCCTCGACACGGAGGCGGACTACTGGGCCGGCGACATCGCCATGGACGCCGCGGGCAGCCGGTTCACCCTGCACCACCAGGGGCGCACCTACCCCGCGGCGATCCCCGTTCCCGGTCGCTTCTCCGTGTCGAACGCGCTCGCCACCCTCGCCGCCTGCCATCTGCTCGGCCACGACCTCGGCGTGCTGGTGGGCGCTCTGCGGTCGATGCCGCCGGTACCGGGCCGGTTCGAGCGGCATGTGACCGGTCGCGGGACCTCCGTCATCGTCGACTACGCGCACTCCCCGGACTCGCTGGAGAAGATCCTCACCGCGATCCGGAGCTTCGCCACCGCCCGGGTCATCACCGTCTTCGGCTGCGGCGGCGACCGCGACACGACCAAGCGGGCGGCCATGGGCGAGATCGCCGGACGCCTGTCCGACCTGTGCGTCCTCACCTCGGACAACCCGCGCGGTGAAGCGCCGGAGGCGATCCTCGACCAGATCGCCCCGGGCGTGGCGGCGACCGGCACCCCCTTCGAGCGCATCGCCGACCGGCGGCGGGCGATCGCGGCGGCACTGGCCGCCGCGGGTCCCGACGACATCGTCCTCGTCGCCGGCAAGGGCAGCGAGCCGCACCAGATCGTCGGCGACGAACTGATTCCCTTCAGCGACATGGCCGTCGTACGCGAACTCGCCGAGGAGCACGCACAGGGGCCCGCACAGGGGCCCGCTCCGGAGCCTTCCGGAGCGAGTGCGGCGATGTCCGTGCTCGGCGGCTGACGGGCCGGCCCGCGTCCATGGCTGGGTGAGGACGGCTCCGAACAGGGCACGCGTGGGACGTCGAGCGGGCGTCGACGCCCGCGGACGGACCGATGGCGTGAGGATGGACGGATGAATACTGCAGAGGTTGTGGCGGACGCGTTCGGACGCGTCCAGGAGGAAGTGCACACCGCCGTCGAGGGCCTCTCGGCCGAGGAACTGGCCTTCCGGCCGGACGGCGAGGCGAACTCCATCGCCTGGCTGGTGTGGCACCTGACGCGGGTCCAGGACGACCACGTCGCCGACGCCGCGGGCCGGGACCAGGTGTGGACGGCCGGGGGCTGGGCCGACCGGTTCGGCCTGGCGCTCGGCGACGAGGAGACGGGCTACGGGCACACGGCCCAGCAGGTGGCGGCGGTCAAGGACGTCTCCGCGGAGCAGTTGCGCGGTTACTACGACGCCGTCCACGAGCAGACCCTGTCGTTCGTGCGGGCCCTCGACGACGCGGCGCTCGACCGCGTCGTCGACGAGCGGTGGACCCCGCACGTCACGCTCGGCGTCCGGCTGATCAGCGTCATCGGCGACGACCTCCAGCACGCCGGCCAGGCCGCGTACGTACGGGGCCTGCTGAAGGGCCACTGACCCGGCCCGGTCCTGCCGTCCGCCCCGGCGACCGGCGCCGCCGCACCCGCCGGGGCCGGAGCGTGCGGTTCAGGCGGACGGAAGGGCCGTGTCGAGCCAGTCGAACATGACCTGGTGGGCGCGGTGGAAGGCCCCGACGTGGCAGTGCTCGCCGGCGCCCTCGGCCTCCGAGAGCGTGACCAGGGTGGCGGGGGCGTTGACGAGCCGATCGGCGAGCAGACGGGGCTGCCCCTTGAAGAACTGGTCGTTCTCGGCGTCCAGGACGAGAGTGGGGGCGACGATCTTGTCGGCGCTGCCTTCGAGGGAGTAGGCGCGAGAACGGCGCACCAGGTCGGCGTAGGAGTGCGCGCCGACCGTCCATACGCCGTTGTCGAGGGCCCAGCGCACCTGGGTGTTCTCGGCGGCGGCGGCCGCGAGGGCGGCCTCGGCGGCCTCGTCGCGGCCCTCGGCGATCCAGGCGATGACCTCCGGGGGGAGGGCGCGATCGAAGACGCCGCCGAAGTCGAGGACACCGTCGTCGAGGATGAGCGCGGCCACCCGGTGGTCGTGGGCGGCGGCGCGGGCGACGAGATAGCCGCCGAGGCTGTATCCGAACAGGGTGATGCGCACGGGGTCGATCTCCGGCCTCGTCAGGGCGTAGTCCACGACCGGGGTGGACACCGCCTCCCAGTCGGGGCGGAAGACCAGCTTCTGCTCGCGCAGTACCGCGCCCTGGCCCGGCCCGTCGAAGGCGAGCACGTTGTAACCGCGGCGCAGCGCGGCCGCGGCGATGACGAAGTAGGCCTCCTCCGCCGTGGAGTCGTATCCGTTGGTGTAGACGACGGTGGGGCGCGCGGTCCCGCTGTCGTCCACCAGGAACAGATAGCCCGGCAGCGTGGTGTCCTCGTACGGGATGGCGACGCTCTCCACCGGCGAGTCGAAGAGCGCGGCGGCCGCGGCGAAGGTGCTGCGGGAGGCGCTCGACAGCAGGGCGACCTCGGGGTCGGTGGCCGGCGCGGAGCGCAGATAGAACTCGGCGGTGCGGTAGTAGTTCGACGCCCTCAGGAGGGCCTCGCGGGCGCTGACCCGGTGACCGGCGGCGAGCGCCTGCCGGCCGATGGCGGCCACGCGCTCGGCGGTCGCCTTCCACGAACGGTGCCAGCTCGGTTCGTCGCCGTCGTCGATGGTGCGCGCGGTGGCCAGGATCTCGCCGAGGTCGGCCCCCTGATAGGCGGTGAACCCGGCCGCCCGCAGGGTCTCGAAGGAGAAGGACTCGTCGTCGAAGAGGAACTTCATGCTGTGCCGTCCATTCGCTGGGTGCCGCACGGGAACGCGACCTTTAGTCGAGACGATCCCGTTCCGTCTCGGCTAGAGCTTAAGGTGTGACCAGTCGAGACGCAACCGTTCCGTCTCGATTACGCTGGGCGGCATGAGCGATCCAGCCACCACCACTCCCACGCCGCCCGCGGAGCGGCGCGTCGCCGGGGGCCCCGTCCTTCAGGACGAGGTCACCCGGGCGCTGACGACGGCGTTCTTCGAGGAACTGGCCGCGACCGGATACGGCCGTCTCGCGATGGAGGCCGTCGCCAGACGGGCCGGCGCGGGCAAGGCGGCGCTGTACCGACGCTGGCCCTCCAAGCAGGCCATGACCGTCGCACTGGTCTCCGAAGTGGCCACCGCCTCCGACATCCCCGACACCGGCTCGCTCCGCGGCGACGTCCGTGAGTTCCTGCACGGCTGGTTCGCCGCGCTCAGCCATCCGCTCGCCATCCGCGTCATTCCGGACCTCATGGCCGAGGCGTCGCGCAACGACGAACTCGGCGAAGCCCTGCTGACGAGGGTGCGCGACCCGCGCCGCGAACAGGCCGCCCGCCTGCTGCGCCGCGCGGCCGAGCGCGGAGAGCTTCCGCCGGACGCCGACACCGAGCTGAACCTGGACTTCCTCGCGAGCCCGGTCTACTGGCGCATGGCCGTCGTCCGCACCCCGACCGGCGACGACTACCTGGACCGCCTCACCGCGAAGGTCGTGGCGGCGCTGACGGCCTGAGCATCGCCATGGCTGGGCCGATGGGCCTGCGTGGACGAGAGAAACGCCCGAACCATGGACCATTGGCCCAGTAGTGCGACGTCGAGTTGAGCCATTGGGACGACAAGTGATGTCATGGGTGGGTCGATGGCGCTGTGGTCTCCGCAGCGCCTTTCTCATGTCCTGCCGAGACAAGGAGCAGTGGGTCCGTGGTGAAGAGGGTGTTCGTGGCTCCCGACCCGGGGAGGCTGCGGCTGCGCAGCGCGTCGCGAGCCGTCCTGGGGATCGGCCTCGCGGTCGTGGCGTGCGGCCTGGCCGGCCACTCACTCGTCGCGGCGATCACCGGCGGCCTCGCGGCGCTCCTGGCGCTCTTCACGGTGACGGATCCGACCGTCCGCGGCCAGGCGGTCACGACCGCCCTGCTGCCGGTGGTCGGTCTACCCGTCTTCGCCCTTGCGGCCTGCCTCCACGACGTCCCCCTCGCACGGGACCTGGCGTTCCTCGCCATCGTGGGCGCGGGCGTCTACGCCCGCAGGTGGGGCCCGCGCGGCCACTCGCTCGGCGTGTTCGGGTTCATGTCCTTCTTCGTCGCCCAGTTCCTGCACATGGTGCCCAGCCAGCTGCCCGAGCTGTACGAGGCCGTGCTGCTCTCCCTGGCGATCGCGGCGGCCGTCCGGTTCGGCGCGTGGTGCTACGAGCGCGGCGGGCCCGCGACGGCGGCGCTCGTGGTGCCGGCGCCGGGCCGGGGCCTGTACCGGGCGACGACGCGGCAGGCCGTGCAAGCCGTGGTCGGAGCGGGATTCGCCCTAGCGGTCGGCCAGTTGCTGTCACCGGACCGGTGGTACTGGGCCGTCGGCGCGACGTGGTGGATCTTCGTGAACACCACCTCGCGGGGCGAGACGCTGGTCCGCGGATTCCGGCGGGTCCTCGGCACCGTGATCGGCGCCGGGGCCGGCCTGGCGGTGGCCGTGCCCCTGCACGGGGCGCCCGTACCCACCGCCGTGCTGATCGCGCTGTGCGTCTTCGGCATCTTCTACACGGCGGCCGTCTCCTACACCTGGATGATGCTCTCGGTCACCCTCATGGCCAGCCTGCTCTACGGGCTCCTCGGCGTCCTCGACACCGATCTGCTCGCCCTGCGTTTCCTCGAGACGGGCGTCGGCATGGCCGGGTCCGTCATCGCCGTCCTGATCGTGCTGCCCATCACCACCCACGCCACGACGGACGCCTGGGTGCGCCACGCGCTGCACAGCGTCCGGGCCTCCGCCGCCGCGGCGGCGGCGCGCCTCGCGGGCGACGACGCCGACCCACTGCCCCACATCGCCCAACTGGAGCTGACCCTGGGCAGGGTCCGGCTATCCCTCGCGCCGCTCGTGCACCCGCTCAACCCCGTACGGGCGCGCAAGGCGAGGGCCCGGCAGATCCTCGGATACCTCGACGACTGCGCCCGCGAGGCGCGCGGCCTGGCCGCGGTGGCCGCCGACGCCGAGGCCTCCCACGACCAGCGCCTGACCGCCGCGTGCGAGCGGGTGGAGGCCGCGGTGGCCGTGCTCGTCTCCTCCCCGTCGGCGCCGAGCGCGTCGCCCCGCTCGTCGTCGCCCGTCCACAAGCCGGCCGCCGCTGCCGCGGAACACCCGGCGCTGGCGCACCTGCACGAGCTGGAGCGAGTCCTGCTGAGCCTGGGAAGCCCCCTCCAGGCCGCCCCCGGCTCCCCGCTCGCCGACACGTAGGCCCGCCCCGGCCCAGGTTCGCGCTGTCCTCGCGCCGGGACGGGCGGGGGCCGCCCATGCGGGCCTGCACCGAGCAGTCGACCGGGCGGGGGCCGCCCATGCGGGCCGGGACCCGATACCCAAGGGGCGCGGGGGAGCTGCGCGACCGGCCACGCACGGCCCGCAGGAGAACGCCGGGCCCGCGGGAGCCGTCCGACGCCGCCCTGGCAGGATCACGTTCATGCTCACGCCCCCGCCCTCACACAGCGAAGCCCGCCCCTTCGACGCTCTGCTCTGCGACTTCGACGGCGTTCTGCGCCTGTGGGACCCGGATGGAATGACCGCGCTCGACCGCGCCTCGGGGCTGCCCGAAGGGACCCTGGCGGCCGCGGCGTTCCGGCCGGCGCTGCTCGACGACGCGGTCACCGGCGCGATCAGCGACGAGGAGTGGCGGGCACGGGTCGCGAGGGACCTCGCCGCGACGTTCGGCGCCGGCCCGGCGGGAGAGGTGGTGCGCGCGTGGAGCGCGCTGACCGGAGAGGTGGACGGCGAAGTGCTGGCCCTCCTCACCGGCCTACGCCGCCGGGTCCCCGTAGTGCTGGTGTCCAACGCCACCACGCGCCTGGAGGACGACCTCCACGGGCTCGGCCTCGCCGACGCGTTCGACGCCGTCGTCAACACGGCCCGTATCGGCGTCGCCAAGCCCGACCCCCTCGTCTTCGAGGCGGCGGCCCAGCGGGTGGGCGCGGACCTCCGTCGCTGTCTGTTCGTGGACGACACCCCGGGACATGTCGAAGCCGCCCGGCGCGCGGGTCTGACCGGGCATCACTATCGAGATGCCGATGGATTGCGCGACATCACCGCTCAACTCGTCGATCTCCCGGGCCCGTCGGCCTGACCGGCAGCGCCAAGCCCCGCACCGCCGACCCCAGTTGGTCCAGACCTCCTGCTACGGTCGCCGGAGCACGCCACCTGGTGTGTGGCCGGGACCCGGTTCGGGCCCGCGCGGTGAGGACTTCGGCGGAGACGGAATGGGTGGCACGGTGGGCACGGACAGGGCCGCGCGGGCGTTCATCGGATCGTTCACCACGGCGGGCGGACACGGGGTGACCGCGGTCGCCGTGGACGAGGGAACCGGGGCGCTCCTCCCGCTCGGGTCGTCGTCCGCCGTCGTCAACCCGTCGTTCCTGGCGCCCTCGCGCGACGGACGCGTCCTGTACGCCGTGGGAGAGACCTCCCACGGGACGGCTGCCGCCTTCGACATCACCGGCCCGGTGCCGGGGCTCCTGGGCGAGCCCGTCCCGGTGAACGGCGCGGGCCCCACCCACCTCGCCCTCGCCGCCGGGCACCTCGTCACCGCCAACTACGAATCGGGCAGCGTCACCGCGCTGGCGATCCGCCCGGACGGCACGCTCGACCGGCCCGTGTCCGTCCTGGCGCACCACGGCTCGGGCCCCGACCCCGACCGGCAGCGCGCACCGCACGCGCACCAGGTGCTCGCGGACCCGAGCGGCCGCTGGATCGTCAGCGTCGACCTCGGCACCGACTCCGTCCGCGTCTGCGAACTCGCCCGGGGCAGCGGCGCCCTGCGCCTGCACTCCGAGGCGGTACTGCGCCCCGGCAGCGGCCCCCGCCACCTCGCCTTCCACCCCGGCGGGCTGCACGCGTACGTCCTCAACGAACTGGCACCGACGCTCACGGTCTGCCGCTGGGACGCGGCGGCCGGGCACCTCGAACCGCTCGGCGAGACACGGGTGGTCGAGGACGGCGCGAGCGGCGAGATCTACCCGTCCGAGGTCGTCGTCGGCCACGACGGACGCTTCCTGTGGGCGGCCAACCGCGGGCACGACTCCCTCGCGGTCCTCGCGCTCGACGAGGGCGCCGACAAGCCCCGGCTCGTCACCACCGTGGGCTGCGGCGGTCGTTGGCCGCGCGACCTCACCCTCGACCCGTCGGGGCGCCGTCTGTACGCCTCCAACGAGCGCTCGGGCGACGTGACCTGGTTCGACATCGACACCGCCACCGGCATCCCCACCCGAGCCGGTTCCCTCCAAGCGCCCGCCGCGTCATGCGTCGTCTTCTGCTGATGCGCCAACGCGCCAACGCGCCAACGCGCCAACGCGCCAACGCGCCGACGCGTCGACGGCCTGACGCGCTGACGCCCGCCCTTCCAGGCGGCGTCGTGACACGGCCGGCAGCCGCGGAGTGGGCAACTCGGCCGGCCCGACCGCGCAACGCGGCGGGGCCCGCCCCGGTCGTCCGGTGCGGGCCCCGCCTCTCGCGTGCGTGCGGTCAGTGGACCGGCGAGCCCTGCGCCTGCGGGGTGATGCCCAGCGAGGCCGCGTACTTCGACAGGACCAGCTTGCCAATGGCCGGGTAGGCGCCGAGCGCCTCGGCGGCGGAGCAGTCCGCTTCCTTGGCGGCGGCGTCGAGCAGCCCGTCGGCCACCTCCGGGCCGATCAGGTACGGGGCGACCGCGAGTTGGACCGAGCCCGAGCCGCGCAGCTGGTCGGCCATCGCGCCGATCGCGCCCTCCTGGTCGAGCGCGGCGGCCATGACCGGCACGGCGAGGCGTGCGGCCAGCAGCATGCCGGTGATTCCGGCGGCCTGTACGGCCTCCTCGCCGCCCACCGTCGCCAGGATGATCCCGTCGGCGGCGGTCGCGACCGTGAAGAGCCGGGCGCGGTCGGCGCGGGCGAGGCCGGCCTCGGAGAGGCGCACGTGCAGGGCCTCGGCGAGCAGCGGATGCGGGCCGAGCACATCGGTCAGCTCGGCGGCGGCACGGCTGTCCATGACGGCCTGCCGTATGCGGCGGATCAGGGCGCTGTCGGGACCCGCGAGCAGCGGCACGACCACGGCGTCGAGCCCGCCGGGCCCGGAGGTCTCGGCGCTCTCGCGGCCCGCCGCGCGGGCCTGCTCGGCGCGCGCGGCGCGCTCGGCGGCGGTGCGGGCGAGAACGGCGTCGAGCGTGGGGTACTCGGCGGAGTCGGCGTCGGTGCTGTCCAGGTAGCCGATGCGGGCGTGCAGGCCGGGCAGCTCCGAGCGGGCGATGCTGATGACCTCGTCGGCCAGGCTGCGCACGGCCGGGCCGGGGGCGCCGGGAACGGCGAGAACGAGCGCGGGTGCGCCCTCCGGAGCAACCACCGGTTCCGGGCGGCGGTGCCGGCCGGACTGGCGGGGTCGCGGCATTCGTACGGGCAGGCCGGATGCTGGCCCAGTGGGGGTGCTCATGGCGTCGCATGCTACTGGTTTTGCGTGGGCGGCTGTTCGGGGAGGGGACAGCTGAGCGGTATCTGTCCCGATTTACCCGGAGAGTGGCATAAAGATCAACTGTCCCGATCCGTCTCGGCCCCTACTCGGTCGCGATCCACAGCAGGCGCGGGTCGGGCGGAAGCCGCCATTCCCCTCCCGCGAGACCCTCCGCGATGACCAGGCAGCCGTCGAGCGGGTCCCCGGCCGCCTCGACCGTGCGCGCCTGCGGCAGGAGTCGCGCCAACTCCCGTCGCAACGGCGCGAGAAGGGGCTCACCCACCTTGAACAGGCCACCGGTGAGCGCCACGTGAGACGTCTCGCCCAGGCTCGTGGGGCAGACCGCGGCGGCGGCCCCCGCGATGTGCCGCGCCGCGTCCTCCAGGATGCCGGCGGCCACCGGGTCGGACCCGGCGCAGCCCGCGACCTCGGGCGCGAACGAGGCCAGCACCGCGGGCCGGTCGCCGCGCGGATACAGCAGGCCCGGCAGTTGTGCGGGCGGCCCGAACACCGCCTCCAGACGGGCCAGCAGCGGCGCGGAACCTCCCGGCCGTCCGTCGTGGTGGCGCAGGGCCGCGTCGAGACCGGCCCGCCCGATCCAGGCTCCGCCGCCGCAGTCGCCCAGCAGATGTCCCCAGCCGTCGGCGCGGCGCCACGTCGTCAGATCCGTGCCGAGCGCGATCATCCCGGTCCCGGCGGCGACCACCGCGCCGGCCCGCTGACCCAACGCGCCCGCGTAGGCGGTGACCGCGTCGGCCGCAAGGGCGAGCCTGCGCACCCCGAGCGCACGGGACAGGGCGCCCGGCAGTTCGGCCCGCAGGCCGTCGCCGAGGGTGGCCATCCCGGCCGCGCCCACCGCCGCCGCGGTGATCCGGACGGCCCCGGTGCTTTTCCTCAACTCCTCGACGGCCGGGAGCAGTTGCTCCAGAAGATGGCCGGGGTCGATCCCGGCGGGTCCGGTCCGTACGGGCTCCTTCGAGACGACCGTCGCGACGGGGCCGCCGGAGCGGTCGGGTTGGCCTGAGCGATCGAAGTGGTCGGACCGATCGGCGCGGTCGGAGTGCCCGGGGCGCCCGGAGTGCCCGGCGCGCGCGCCCGGCTCGGCCCGGCGCAGCGCGAACCGCACCCCCGATCCACCCGAGTCGACCCCGAGCACCCAGGGCGCACCGGCGTCCGTCACGGCAGTTGCCAGTCGACGGGGCGGGCGCCCTGCCGCTCCAGAAGTTCGTTCGTACGGCTGAAGGGCCGTGAGCCGAAGAACCCGCGGTCGGCCGACATGGGGGAGGGGTGCGCGGACTCGATCGCCGGGAGATCGCCCAGCAGGGGCCGCAGATTGCGGGCGTCCCGGCCCCACAGCACCGAAACCAGCGGGGTGCCGCGGGCGACCAGCGCCTTGATGGCCTGCTCGGTCACTTCCTCCCAGCCCTTGCCCCGGTGGGCGGCCGGTTTGCGGGGTGCCGTGGTGAGCGCCCTGTTGAGCAGCAGCACACCCTGCTTCGTCCACGGTGTCAGGTCACCGTTGGACGGGCGCGGGGCGCCCAGGTCGGAGTGCATCTCGCGGAAGATGTTCTCCAGGCTGCCGGGCAGCGGCCGCACCTCGGGCGCCACGGAGAACGACAGCCCCACGGCGTGCCCCGGTGTCGGATACGGGTCCTGGCCGACGATCAGGACCCGCACGTCGGCGAAGGGCTGCTGGAAGGCCCTGAGCACATGCGGCCCCGACGGCAGATAGGTGCGCCCCGCGGCGATCTCTTCGCGCAGGAAGTCGCCCATCGCGGCGACCTTTCCGGCGACGGGCTCCAGTGCGTCCGCCCAGCCGGGCTCGACGATCTCTTTCAACGGTCGTGCTGCCACGGGCGTCACTCTACTGGCGCAGCGACCGGCACGTTCGCCCGCCGCTCAACCGAGCACCGCCGCCCGCACGCACAGCACGTCCGGCAGATGGGAGGCGAGCAACTGCCAGCTGTCGCCGTCATCGGCGCTCGCGTACACCTCCCCGTTGCGGTTGCCGAAGTAGACGCCCGCGGGCTCGGCGTCGTCCGTGCAGAGCGCGTCGCGCAGCACCGTGCCGTAGTGCGCCTCCTGCGGCAGGCCCGCCGAGAGCGGCTCCCAGTTCCTTCCGGCGTCCTCGGTACGGAAGACCCGGCACTTGTTGTCCGCCGGGACCCGGTCGGAGTCGGCCGTGATCGGAAAGACGTAGGCCGTGCCCGAGCGCCGGGGGTGGGCGGCGGCCGCGAAGCCGAAGGTCGAGGGCAGGCCCGCGCCGATGTCCGT
Encoded here:
- a CDS encoding Lrp/AsnC family transcriptional regulator — encoded protein: MAVDTLDTRILRLLIEQPRTSIREYARILGVARGTLQARLDRMERDGVITGTGPVLSPAALGHPVLAFVHIEVTQGHLDEVGDALAAVPEIIEAFSITGGGDLLTRVAARDNGHLEDVIQRLIQLPGVVRTRTEVALRERVAHRLLPLVESVGRAAGR
- a CDS encoding UDP-N-acetylmuramoyl-L-alanyl-D-glutamate--2,6-diaminopimelate ligase codes for the protein MQLNELLTGFGHEVLHGDTDTVISAPPTFDAHRVTPGALYIAVPGHHEGGSEGVPRALGLGAVAVLLEGDDTAGPADGVCVVRVPDARVAASAVASRYYGEPGRSMDVVAVTGTNGKTSVSYMIESVLRIAAGARVGVIGTSGSRIGDARVAMPRSVLTTPESPDLQYLLGYMRDRATGTVVLEATSMALLTHRVDDAHIDLGVFTNLTQDHLDDHGSMENYGNAKLRLFQGLCRRAVVNLDDPMGATVRRLMPDTATTYALDTEADYWAGDIAMDAAGSRFTLHHQGRTYPAAIPVPGRFSVSNALATLAACHLLGHDLGVLVGALRSMPPVPGRFERHVTGRGTSVIVDYAHSPDSLEKILTAIRSFATARVITVFGCGGDRDTTKRAAMGEIAGRLSDLCVLTSDNPRGEAPEAILDQIAPGVAATGTPFERIADRRRAIAAALAAAGPDDIVLVAGKGSEPHQIVGDELIPFSDMAVVRELAEEHAQGPAQGPAPEPSGASAAMSVLGG
- a CDS encoding mycothiol transferase, which gives rise to MNTAEVVADAFGRVQEEVHTAVEGLSAEELAFRPDGEANSIAWLVWHLTRVQDDHVADAAGRDQVWTAGGWADRFGLALGDEETGYGHTAQQVAAVKDVSAEQLRGYYDAVHEQTLSFVRALDDAALDRVVDERWTPHVTLGVRLISVIGDDLQHAGQAAYVRGLLKGH
- a CDS encoding alpha/beta hydrolase family protein, coding for MKFLFDDESFSFETLRAAGFTAYQGADLGEILATARTIDDGDEPSWHRSWKATAERVAAIGRQALAAGHRVSAREALLRASNYYRTAEFYLRSAPATDPEVALLSSASRSTFAAAAALFDSPVESVAIPYEDTTLPGYLFLVDDSGTARPTVVYTNGYDSTAEEAYFVIAAAALRRGYNVLAFDGPGQGAVLREQKLVFRPDWEAVSTPVVDYALTRPEIDPVRITLFGYSLGGYLVARAAAHDHRVAALILDDGVLDFGGVFDRALPPEVIAWIAEGRDEAAEAALAAAAAENTQVRWALDNGVWTVGAHSYADLVRRSRAYSLEGSADKIVAPTLVLDAENDQFFKGQPRLLADRLVNAPATLVTLSEAEGAGEHCHVGAFHRAHQVMFDWLDTALPSA
- a CDS encoding TetR-like C-terminal domain-containing protein, which encodes MSDPATTTPTPPAERRVAGGPVLQDEVTRALTTAFFEELAATGYGRLAMEAVARRAGAGKAALYRRWPSKQAMTVALVSEVATASDIPDTGSLRGDVREFLHGWFAALSHPLAIRVIPDLMAEASRNDELGEALLTRVRDPRREQAARLLRRAAERGELPPDADTELNLDFLASPVYWRMAVVRTPTGDDYLDRLTAKVVAALTA
- a CDS encoding FUSC family protein; amino-acid sequence: MVKRVFVAPDPGRLRLRSASRAVLGIGLAVVACGLAGHSLVAAITGGLAALLALFTVTDPTVRGQAVTTALLPVVGLPVFALAACLHDVPLARDLAFLAIVGAGVYARRWGPRGHSLGVFGFMSFFVAQFLHMVPSQLPELYEAVLLSLAIAAAVRFGAWCYERGGPATAALVVPAPGRGLYRATTRQAVQAVVGAGFALAVGQLLSPDRWYWAVGATWWIFVNTTSRGETLVRGFRRVLGTVIGAGAGLAVAVPLHGAPVPTAVLIALCVFGIFYTAAVSYTWMMLSVTLMASLLYGLLGVLDTDLLALRFLETGVGMAGSVIAVLIVLPITTHATTDAWVRHALHSVRASAAAAAARLAGDDADPLPHIAQLELTLGRVRLSLAPLVHPLNPVRARKARARQILGYLDDCAREARGLAAVAADAEASHDQRLTAACERVEAAVAVLVSSPSAPSASPRSSSPVHKPAAAAAEHPALAHLHELERVLLSLGSPLQAAPGSPLADT
- a CDS encoding HAD family hydrolase, which encodes MLTPPPSHSEARPFDALLCDFDGVLRLWDPDGMTALDRASGLPEGTLAAAAFRPALLDDAVTGAISDEEWRARVARDLAATFGAGPAGEVVRAWSALTGEVDGEVLALLTGLRRRVPVVLVSNATTRLEDDLHGLGLADAFDAVVNTARIGVAKPDPLVFEAAAQRVGADLRRCLFVDDTPGHVEAARRAGLTGHHYRDADGLRDITAQLVDLPGPSA
- a CDS encoding lactonase family protein, with the translated sequence MGGTVGTDRAARAFIGSFTTAGGHGVTAVAVDEGTGALLPLGSSSAVVNPSFLAPSRDGRVLYAVGETSHGTAAAFDITGPVPGLLGEPVPVNGAGPTHLALAAGHLVTANYESGSVTALAIRPDGTLDRPVSVLAHHGSGPDPDRQRAPHAHQVLADPSGRWIVSVDLGTDSVRVCELARGSGALRLHSEAVLRPGSGPRHLAFHPGGLHAYVLNELAPTLTVCRWDAAAGHLEPLGETRVVEDGASGEIYPSEVVVGHDGRFLWAANRGHDSLAVLALDEGADKPRLVTTVGCGGRWPRDLTLDPSGRRLYASNERSGDVTWFDIDTATGIPTRAGSLQAPAASCVVFC
- a CDS encoding sirohydrochlorin chelatase, whose translation is MSTPTGPASGLPVRMPRPRQSGRHRRPEPVVAPEGAPALVLAVPGAPGPAVRSLADEVISIARSELPGLHARIGYLDSTDADSAEYPTLDAVLARTAAERAARAEQARAAGRESAETSGPGGLDAVVVPLLAGPDSALIRRIRQAVMDSRAAAELTDVLGPHPLLAEALHVRLSEAGLARADRARLFTVATAADGIILATVGGEEAVQAAGITGMLLAARLAVPVMAAALDQEGAIGAMADQLRGSGSVQLAVAPYLIGPEVADGLLDAAAKEADCSAAEALGAYPAIGKLVLSKYAASLGITPQAQGSPVH